TCCAATGAACTCAGCTCGGGTGAATGCCTGGATACAGGTTAAAATCACAAGATCAAGCTCAGCACTCGACAGGCAgttgtttaaattaaacaaCACTGTTTCTTCGGTAAACTGTACGGAACATGGACCGTTCTTTGGACCAAGAGTACAACCACAGCTATCTCGCAATAATTTCTTCACTTTTTTCCCTACTTCCTCAAAATCTTCTCCTTCGTGTTCAATCTCGGCCATCACGTTGTGAATTAAAACTATAAAACTCCGCACTTCCAACATATTTCGCAATGTTATGTTGTCATGGAAATGTTTCGTTTGACAAAAGGACTGGGACTTGAGACCATTTTATTTGCATACTGTGCTGGCGATCCCTTTTGTTGGTTTTTCATAATAAATCAGTGGGTGCAATGAAAACATTATTGTGGCACTGAAACAGCGAATGATTTTACGAGCGACTTCTTTACTCAAGCTCTGCTCTGCGATtgataaaaatttattttcgtATTCAGGCGATAGCCACGAAGCGAGATCACTATCGCACTTATTAACTCGATCGCTCTTTCTATTTAAAGCGTTTACATGACTTGTAACTTTGCCCTCCACCTTTTATTGCCAGGATTGATCTATTTTTGTCAGttattcctcaaagataattttatATAACTTTTTAGGGTAGCAGTTCGTAGAACACATTCGTAATCATCTCAATGCTTCGTAAAGAAAATACAATCTGGGGCCGGCGTGGCGGAAGAAATGGCGGCAAGTGTTTGgcttttattcagtttattCTCACACTTGTCTTTTATGAAGATAATGCTGGCTAGAACCAAGTTTTCTTTCTGATGTTACTGGACAAAGAATAATATTATACGCAATTAAGAGACAGGAGTAAGGACACAAGTAAGTTACTACGAGTGGTATTTAAGTGCTCCGATCCAAAAGCACTGTAACAGTTACGGTCCTTCTAACCGCTAAATGAACTAACGAATGCTAAATTTTTCTAACGGTTACAAGGTAACAACTAACGCTTTATCCATACTACTAACGGTTTGGTGCAACAGTCTAACGGTTCGGTGAAACTGTCTAACAGTTTGGTGAAACCGTCTAACGTTGACTAACGGATTACTAACGGCTGACTGATGATGGCTAACGGCTAACTAACGCTTTCGGCCGTTAAACGTTAaaacgttagtgtacgttttcccgtgtgAGGTCACATTTTGGGACAGTTCTAGACTGGATAAGCTATACTTAGCTGTTTTTCTTACTATGAAGAATGGCAGTGACATTGTGGGTCAAACAGGTCAGGTTAACTCTCAGATGAGTACAGCTGTAGAATGGTTGCATATTTTTCACAAAACATATACAACATTACTTGAtactttttgtttcaatttgttttttcagtGATATAAGGTGTATACTCTAGTCTTCAATATGAAACTAACAAGCACAATTAATTATGAAACAAATGAACTGTTCTTTATTTGTGATAAAGTAGtctaaaaacaatgtttgttcAGGTAGAAAACTTACCTagttacaattacaattacagttACAATACATTAAAGTTATTATTGAGATACAGTTACCAGAACTCAAAGTCAACGAGTAACATTAATTCTAGGCCAATGCCAAACTGGCTGGAGTACTCCCCCAGGTATCAATGTCTATATCACTGAACGTTTGACTTAATAGATGTCAGACAATCATCTTTACACTTCTATCTTTTGCTAACACTGCAATTTCCTCAGCCTGCAAGCAAGATCCGCCCTATTGGGGTCTCACATGAGATTTATTTTGACCGAGGTTGGTTTCACTTTGCCCGCTACTCGCAGTGAAATGAATCTCATGTGAGACTCGTCACTCCAACAGACAGCTTGCAGGCTACAATTTTCTGAAAGTGAACAATATGATGTATGTATTATAAAGCGATGAACACAACATATGCAAATCAGCAACATTTCAAGGGCACATCAATTTTCCCTGTGGACTGATCTTGCAAATACTTTACATGTAATATTGCCATCaaggttcttttttttgttggattttttttttgtttgattgagGAAAGAAATCTGAAAAGCATTGCTGCAAACTCTAACAAATAAGTGAGAATGTCCTGCTTGGACCAAATAGTAAGATAATTTTTTCAGCACAGTAACAACTATGAGAACTGGAAGTACTGGTAAGAGTAATTTTAAGCAATGTTCATTTCCCAGAATTCACCGTCGATGATGCTGTTCATTTCTTGTCTTAAATCAGCAAAGTTTTGGTACGTTGAGGGCAATTCTAAAACTGGGGCACATGTATGAGCAATGGGGCGCCTTTCAAAGCCATCAAGATTAGTGAATGTAACCTTAATTTTGTCCACACAAATGATGTTAGCTCCTGTAAGAAAACGTAAAACCTTCCTTAATCTTTCACTATCTAGACCTCTCAGGTAACGTTTAAGATAGGATATCGCATCTCCCTGGGCATTATTTTGTGGCTCTGGGATGACTTCAAGAAGATCGATCACCTTTTTGTTTGTTGGAATGGCTCTATTTAGTAAATTTCCAAGTTCCGTAATGTTGAATGCGGCTGTCTTCAAACTACACAATGGCTCATGCCAGCAATCAATGATGTACTGACAGGCTTGTATTTGCTCCTTGTGAGCAATTTCTAAAATTGTATCCCTGCACTGCTCAGGCTTTGGAACTCGCTTAAATCCAAATCTATCTAAGAAATCAAGCCACTCATCAATGTGTTCATCTTCCAAAGTCCCATTTAGAGCATCCACAACCAAAGCCCTTTCATCCTTAGATAGATAGGCTAAGAAAGAATCAAGGACTTGCTCTGTCACCTCCCTTTCCCCAAAAATTGTGGCAATAAGGAATGCCCTATTTAAATTTACAGGAAAAAAAGTAAGCTGACGAAATCCTTTAACAAGGAGTCTAGCAATGGCTTCCCACTCTGGAGCTTGAAAGTCATATCTAATGACTGGTATTCGTTCATCTTCTCCAACTGTGCATGAATTCTCAAACGTTGTCCAGAATGCTGACAGTGCGTCCCGGAAAACGCCATTTTCATCCGTCCCGGCTTCTTCTTGGCCATGTGCATTAACCATTTTGACTGTTAATTGAGCTGCCATAATTGATGGATCCTTAAATACTTCAATCATATCAGACATAACCTGGACCCTCCGTATTCTGATGAGTCTACACAATGAGAAAATAAGAAATTAATAAGCGTTAATATTATTAGTAAAACAGGTGAAGGTGCACACAAGCCAAGGAGGCTCATATGAAGCACCTTGGAGTACTCTGGATGGGATGTTGGTACACATTTAAAACATCATGACTTAAATATTGACTCATTATAACGTAAACTATAGTTTCTAGGAATAGGCAGAGCAGAAAcaattattttaattcttttctcTTTTGCATTCTTAATTCCAAGCAGGACTATTCTCAAATGCACACAAAAAATGCTGTAGTAGGTTATGCCAATATCATGCAATTTTCTATTAGAATACAAATCTACCAACATTAAAACTGACTTGTTAGGGATATGAATGCAAACTGTctatttatttcaaaaatacctGATGGATGGTGACTGTGGTTTGGCAGGATTGTCCTGAATTGCGGATGCATGGCTAATAAGGAAAAAAGAAACTCCTGTCAAAACATAACCAtagtataaaataaaaactcaaTGACatttttgtggtaaaaaatGAAGTTCAAACTGTTATTCACAATGATAATATCGGCAGAGCGGAAACTGAGTTTCCAGGGACACATGTATGAATGCATACTGTCTACATATTTCAAAAATACCTCATAGATGGTGACTGTGGATGGGCAGGATTGTCCTGAATTGCAGACGTACATGTATGGCTACAAGAAGAAAAGAAACTCCAGTCAAACAGAATGATATAAAATACCATTTCACTGCTATTATTGTAGGCAACAAAAAGAAGTTCAGGTAACCATTTTTTATGTATGACTGTCAGCCACTGTAGATCTGAAGCTCTTTGTCATTGCCTACAACAAGATGTAGAAACTTGTCTTAAAATGTGACACAAAACTTTATGCTCACTTAGTGTGATCTAAGGTTGCTATTGGCAAAGGTAAACAAGATATTGAGGCAAAGTATACATTCGTGAAAGGGATGACATGAAAGAGACATATCACTTTCATAAACTCAAACCGTATCCATGTCTGAATGTGCAAATAAGACTGGGAACAAGACTGCAAGGCAAGGTGAAGAGTATTGTTTGAGACTCTCATAATACCACATGTAAATtgctaattaaaattaatttgaaatgaTAATTGAAATCCTATCATGGCAGCATTCATTAAATTGATTATGGACTGGCTGCTTTACCTACAGGTATACAACTCACTATAGCTGTGTGAAGTGGTTCAACCTGAAGCTGTTAGAACGACTCACAGGATTGGTTGAGAAAACAATAGATAGTGCTAACACAAACAAAACTAACAATAAACCCCAACGCTGAAACAATAGAACTTCGGGCCAACAAGAACCTATCAAATTAGTTGTTTTAAAGAGGTTCGGGCTAACTGGTGTAAAGTTGTGCATGCTATTTATTGCAGAAAGTAATATCATCACAGAGCTCCTACAGTATCCATATTTTTTAGCCTGATGCTGAATGGATTACCGGGTAAGCTGCGTAAGTCAAAGAGAAATAATACAAACACTGAATGCTGTGCTTCTTGACTTGTTGGAAATTCTGTCCCAAACTCTGTAAACCATCCAGCACTGAAGTCACTTGTATCTACTGCTTGACCAAACCCCAAAAAAGCAATTTCGTCATCAGAGGCCATCAGCGAAGGGGTACCCTCTTCAGACTCAATCATAGTCAATGTGCACCTGTCACACAGTTTGCTGCTTGGTGGTAGCATAATCCCCAAAGGATCATTGAGTGTAAAGTGTTCTGGTTCAGTACTCAAATAACCTGCCGAGTCATATACCGAGCTCATCAGTGTGTGGGTTGCAAATTTTCTTGACTGTAAACCCAATGAAGGGTGTCTAATCTTCACCGTTACAAAATCACTACTGGGTTCAAGAAGTACCCTGTCCATTCTGGCCCTCTGAAGTCTTTCCTTACGCTTTTTGTCTTCATTCTTTTTTTCTAGATCAGCTTGTTTCTTCTGATTCATTAGTAATGAGACTAGATATGCTTCATCCTGTTCCTCCTTTAGATTATTTCTATCTTCTGATGAATCAATTAGAGAGCTCTCCTCATTCGACCCTACCAGTGGCATTAAATCTTGTGTATCAAAGGGTGAACAGGCTAGCTTGTCATCACTGTCAGCTGATATTTGTTTGGACCGCAGGTAAAGTCTTACTGTTTTTATCTTGTGAGCTTCCATGTAGTTTGCAATGTTGAATGGGACTGAACAGTTACCTCCAACATTGATAGTATCACCAATCTTTTCATCTTTAAAATTGGTCAGATCCAACAGCATGTCATCAGCATGTCCAAACACTGATTGTCCATCAGGGAAGAAAAGGCTTTTGCATGTTTGGTACAATTCAAATCTACTTATAGTAACCGGCACATCAACTGTTCGACTGCCACCTCCCTTCGATAAAGGGACAAGGACATATGTATCATCTTGTTCTCTGAAGTGTTTCCAGCCAAGATGCACTTGCTTACTTTtgattttctctttcttctcttgacTTGTTTTACGCTCATTGGTTTTTTGTGatgattttttcattttttttcttgagagaAAGGCTTCAAGTAgtgcctttttcttttcttgtgatTTTTCAGGCCTTTCATTGGTGGTTTTGCAAAAGGCAACCAGGTTCAATCTATCTCCTGCCTTAGAAAGTCCTAACTGCTCAAGAAACCCTTCCGGGGCAGACAGAACAGCAGAAACATCCATCTAAAACACAAAGGAATTATAATGAATGCATGATTTTCCATAATAAATGGTCATCATTCCATTCAGTAAAGCTACCAGTACTTTACAGGAAACCAGTTAAACCTAGTATAATAAAAAATGTTTGACTCCACATTTATTGTTGGAGACCAATACCCTTTTCTTCATTTGATATTATTGctcatacatgtacaagtacatttTGTTCTTGTGTTTGTAAGGGTGGAAATATAAAGTTGCTGTTGTTAGAAGAACCCCCTCCCTCTTTCCTTAGAAATTCCAAGATCCTATGGATATTTTGGTATGGAATCTTATCGACaacagcaaattagccaatcagattgcgagattagcAGCAATTGCGGTAAAATATTCAGTTCCTACCGTGTACTCTGCCGTTACAATTTCTCATGTATTGCTACTTTCCTAAATAAATGGATCAGACAATAAAATACATTTCGGTAGTTTGGTCCACTTTGGCCTCGTTAGCACCCCCCCACATAAAATCCTGGTTATGGGCCTGACTGTGAAAATATCTTCAGCTTGTTTGCGAGCTCAAGAGGAACATTTGTCTAGAGCAAATGGCGAAAGAAGCTTATATAAATCAACTATAAAAGCTCATGAGCCTACCACACAGCAGGTTTTGGAAGCAAACCATGGAGTAGTTCCACGGTTCTGTGTTCTTTGCAGAGTAGGATGCATTACTCCTATGATTATGCGCAACAAGTGCATTATCCGAGTAGCCCTTTGCAACCCGGTCCTCTCTATTTCAAAACACTGCGGAAATGTAGTATTTTTGGTGTCTTTTGCGAAGCCATTCCTCGCCAAGTAAACTTTTTAGTTGACGAGGCAGTTCTTAGAGGTAAAGGAGCTAACAGTACTATCAGTTTAGTTCATTAATTCTTTAAGAACTTTGGGCTTCACGAGACAAATGCCTATATCCACGCAGACAACTGCGCTGGTCAAAATATAAACAATTACTTTCTTTGGTATTATGCCTGGAGAGTAATTATTGGTTTGCACTGGAATATCCTGTATTCTTTCCTGGTTGCCGGCCACACTAAATTTTCCACCGACTGGTGCTTTTGCTTGGCTACACAGGCCGTCCTCAAGACTTTCATTTCAGAACTGTTTGAGTTAGCTCATGCAATTGACAACTTAACTGTAACAGGTGTGAATGTTTTACAACTCTGCGGGCTCCATGATGGCTTGGTTCTCATTCCCACATACGACTGGGCTAGCCTTTTGGATAAGTACTTCAAAAAACTCCCAGGCGTGAAGGGGAATCATCACTTCCACTTCAGTAACGACTTGATTGAGCAAGTCTTCTGTAAACGCTATGTTGATTCTAAAGAagtggattttgatttgctcAAAGATCCAACAAAACTTCCACCTTGTATGCTTCCTCTTATCAGTAATCCAGCAGGCCTGGATTTAGAAAGGAAGAGCTATCTgtttaaagaaataagacagTTTTTGCAAACCAAATTCTGCAGATCTGGTGGCGCCAAAACCATGAAACGGTAAACCGGGACTTCGAAATTTATGGACAAAATCTTCCAATGCAGGTGAAAGCGTTTTGAATATCTCATTCAATTTTTCTTAGAgtggaaaatttttgtttaGAAATGTCAAGCGATCTCAAGTATTTTTTTGGCTTTGTATTTGAGGAAATTTTTGAGCTTGGGAATACTATAAAATCTCCAGGTTTCTCTGGCTGGCATCTAGACACAATGTAAAGTAAATTGATATCAATTCTATGTGGGAtaaaaaagaacttttgaaTTCAAGGTGAGATTATTTCAACAGAAagtcaaaacaaatattgaacaCTGTGACATGAGTTTCATCAGGTGTTGGACTCAACAAGCAGGTAAACATTGCCATGCTGTCTGGAATAATCCGTTTGTTTCGTTCTCAAGTAGTTGGGAAGGGAATTTATACTACAGCATTGCTTTGCTAAACGTGCAAATGAGACCTAAACCCTTCAAATGCACTGTAGCAAGACTTCTCGAACGCGATTATAATTCTCATAAATCGTGATCTTCTCATTGTGATTGTAACGCAACGTGCCTTGTCGGTCAGAGCAATAAAACACTCATTCACGTGTATCACTAGCAGATTGTCGGCCTGTTCATGATAACTTTACACAGAGAGCAAAATTACTCAAAAGAAGGAACGCAGACCAGTCGAACTGAACAAACAATGCCTTTAACAAATTACAGTGTCTTGATAGTTCGATAGTGGGATCGAAAGCCGACATGTTTCATATTTACTTGCAAGAAAGTAAAAGCTTTGTAACGAGCATAATTTCAAATTCTTCGAAAAGCTCGAGAATTAAAACGTACACAgaattacataataaaaaattacaaaatattcaagagaaaaggtAGCATCTCACGCAAATATGCAAATGACGTGTGTCGTTGATCTCCAGGTAAACAATAACCTGTTCACATTTACATTAGCAAACGTTTGAAATTTTCGCCACTAAACTTTGGAGAAGTTTCCCATCC
Above is a window of Montipora capricornis isolate CH-2021 chromosome 6, ASM3666992v2, whole genome shotgun sequence DNA encoding:
- the LOC138053714 gene encoding uncharacterized protein, whose amino-acid sequence is MVFYIILFDWSFFSSCSHTCTSAIQDNPAHPQSPSMSHASAIQDNPAKPQSPSIRLIRIRRVQVMSDMIEVFKDPSIMAAQLTVKMVNAHGQEEAGTDENGVFRDALSAFWTTFENSCTVGEDERIPVIRYDFQAPEWEAIARLLVKGFRQLTFFPVNLNRAFLIATIFGEREVTEQVLDSFLAYLSKDERALVVDALNGTLEDEHIDEWLDFLDRFGFKRVPKPEQCRDTILEIAHKEQIQACQYIIDCWHEPLCSLKTAAFNITELGNLLNRAIPTNKKVIDLLEVIPEPQNNAQGDAISYLKRYLRGLDSERLRKVLRFLTGANIICVDKIKVTFTNLDGFERRPIAHTCAPVLELPSTYQNFADLRQEMNSIIDGEFWEMNIA